Proteins encoded in a region of the Streptomyces violaceoruber genome:
- a CDS encoding PP2C family protein-serine/threonine phosphatase — translation MTVKKSPSGPVVLSWTPVAAMAVVAVVDLTMGPGVGLLPLVSLGPAFGSLVGGWRRTAVIGLAALLLCVGLGMYNGLFDRPRGYTAMLSVAGVTGVGIAAAVMRSRREAELASVRSIAEAAQRVLLRPVPLTAGPLHAAVSYTSAVAEARIGGDLYEVVASPHGVRVIVGDVQGKGLAAVETAARVLGAFREAAYDEEDLVELGERLERSVARELEDEKFVTAILAEIGHDHRVVLLNYGHPAPLLVHGDGTADFPEPPAYALPLGLAAHGGPGPDPFPVPFRPGDQLLLYTDGVTEARDERGGFYPLAERAHLLKDPDIHRALDALREDLVRHAAGPHHDDAAMLLLRYQQGAGATPSTPA, via the coding sequence ATGACCGTGAAGAAGTCGCCGTCCGGTCCGGTGGTGCTTTCCTGGACGCCCGTCGCCGCCATGGCCGTGGTCGCCGTCGTGGACCTCACCATGGGCCCCGGGGTGGGCCTGCTGCCGCTGGTGTCGCTGGGACCGGCGTTCGGCTCGCTGGTCGGCGGCTGGCGGCGCACCGCGGTGATCGGACTGGCCGCGCTGCTGCTCTGCGTCGGCCTCGGCATGTACAACGGGCTCTTCGACCGCCCCCGCGGCTACACCGCCATGCTGTCGGTGGCCGGTGTGACCGGCGTCGGCATCGCGGCGGCCGTGATGCGCTCGCGCCGCGAGGCGGAGCTGGCCAGCGTGCGCTCGATCGCGGAAGCGGCCCAGCGGGTCCTGCTGCGCCCGGTGCCGCTGACCGCGGGCCCGCTGCACGCGGCCGTCTCCTACACCTCGGCGGTCGCGGAGGCCCGGATCGGCGGCGACCTGTACGAGGTGGTGGCCTCGCCGCACGGTGTCCGGGTGATCGTGGGCGACGTCCAGGGCAAGGGGCTGGCCGCGGTGGAGACCGCCGCCCGGGTCCTCGGCGCCTTCCGGGAGGCGGCGTACGACGAGGAGGACCTGGTCGAACTCGGCGAACGACTCGAACGCAGCGTCGCCCGGGAGCTGGAGGACGAGAAGTTCGTGACCGCGATCCTCGCCGAGATCGGCCACGACCACCGGGTCGTCCTCCTGAACTACGGCCACCCGGCACCGCTGCTCGTCCACGGCGACGGCACCGCCGACTTCCCGGAGCCGCCCGCGTACGCCCTGCCGCTGGGCCTGGCCGCGCACGGCGGCCCCGGCCCCGACCCCTTCCCGGTGCCCTTCCGCCCCGGCGACCAACTGCTCCTCTACACCGACGGCGTCACGGAGGCCCGCGACGAGCGGGGCGGCTTCTACCCGCTCGCCGAGCGTGCCCACCTCCTGAAGGACCCGGACATCCACCGCGCCCTGGACGCCCTGCGCGAGGACCTGGTCCGGCACGCGGCGGGGCCCCACCACGACGACGCGGCGATGCTGCTCCTGCGCTACCAGCAAGGGGCCGGCGCCACGCCGAGCACCCCGGCGTGA
- a CDS encoding MFS transporter yields MPDTPRRTYADLFRTPEFSPLFLSSSANIAAQTVSGLALGTLVFRATESPLLSAVSMFGPALAQVLGATFFLSGADRLPPRATLAGLSLSFAAATAALALPGLPVWAMLVIVLVEGLIASLGGGVRWGLLTEILAKDGYLTGRSLFNMMSGLMQIAGYATGGVLVVLLSPRLCLLLAAGLYGTSAALALRLTRRPPRVAGRPSVRATWRANSLLWSARPRRHVYLALWVPNGLVVGCESLFVSYDPRAAGTLFACGALGMLAGDVTIGRLLPARLRPRLGIPLLVLLAAPYLVLFLRPPLPLTAVLVGLASVGFGASLVQQERLVTLTPDELSGHALGLHSAGMLTMQGLAAVLAGTVAQFTSPATAMSVMALASLTVTLTLTAASRRGAPDGGLLPTRAAVRSA; encoded by the coding sequence ATGCCGGACACACCCCGCAGGACGTACGCGGACCTCTTCCGCACCCCCGAGTTCAGCCCCCTCTTCCTCTCCTCCTCCGCCAACATCGCCGCCCAGACGGTGAGCGGGCTCGCGCTCGGCACCCTGGTGTTCCGGGCGACGGAATCGCCGCTGCTGTCCGCGGTCAGCATGTTCGGCCCGGCGCTCGCCCAGGTGCTGGGCGCCACCTTCTTCCTCTCCGGCGCCGACCGGCTGCCGCCCCGCGCGACGCTGGCGGGCCTCTCGCTCTCCTTCGCCGCCGCCACCGCGGCCCTCGCGCTGCCCGGTCTGCCGGTGTGGGCGATGCTCGTCATCGTGCTCGTCGAGGGGCTGATCGCCTCGCTCGGCGGCGGCGTCCGCTGGGGCCTGCTGACCGAGATCCTCGCCAAGGACGGTTACCTGACCGGGCGTTCGCTCTTCAACATGATGAGCGGCCTCATGCAGATCGCCGGCTACGCGACCGGCGGCGTCCTGGTGGTCCTGCTGTCGCCGCGCCTGTGCCTGCTGCTCGCGGCCGGTCTGTACGGCACCTCGGCCGCCCTCGCCCTGCGCCTGACCCGCCGGCCGCCCCGGGTCGCCGGCCGCCCCTCCGTCCGGGCCACCTGGCGGGCCAACTCCCTGCTCTGGTCGGCCCGTCCGCGCCGCCACGTGTACCTGGCCCTGTGGGTGCCCAACGGCCTCGTCGTGGGCTGCGAGTCGCTGTTCGTCTCCTACGACCCGCGCGCCGCGGGCACCCTGTTCGCCTGTGGGGCGCTGGGCATGCTCGCCGGGGACGTGACGATCGGCCGGCTGCTGCCCGCCCGGCTGCGTCCGCGGCTCGGCATCCCGCTCCTGGTGCTGCTGGCCGCCCCGTACCTCGTCCTCTTCCTGCGTCCGCCGCTGCCGTTGACGGCCGTCCTGGTCGGCCTGGCGTCGGTGGGCTTCGGCGCGAGCCTGGTGCAGCAGGAGCGCCTGGTCACCCTGACCCCCGACGAACTCTCCGGGCACGCCCTCGGGCTGCACTCCGCCGGGATGCTCACCATGCAGGGCCTCGCCGCGGTCCTGGCGGGCACGGTGGCCCAGTTCACCTCACCGGCGACGGCCATGTCCGTGATGGCGCTCGCCTCGCTCACGGTGACGCTCACGCTGACGGCGGCGAGCCGGCGGGGCGCGCCCGACGGGGGACTGCTGCCGACCCGGGCGGCGGTACGGTCCGCGTGA
- a CDS encoding ArsR/SmtB family transcription factor — protein sequence MGWWEINADTLARGRFVVSPLDETLACLKMLHAGVAGHPGERAWLDTHRPAHLRRMAADPVTALLVSSGLGREWNADFLTPTPVEGQSFADGVARIRAARPEVARADLAVSLGGTLPAALDRDDLPERAAALLEEVWAEAVRPDWDRRRRVLEADVVARTAQVSRGGWATVLDALRPGTRWLGDNRLQINLNPYPPRELSGAELLLVPITPQRHGWVAWEEPERYAMVYPCAGALADDGARHVPAALGALLGPARAGVLTLLGTPMSTSQLVGVTGQGLGSVGRHLRVLLEAGLVERRRAGRSVLYSRTPAGEVLVEAGAGSGTGPG from the coding sequence ATGGGCTGGTGGGAGATCAACGCCGACACCCTCGCGCGCGGCCGTTTCGTCGTGTCCCCGCTCGACGAGACCCTCGCCTGTCTGAAGATGCTGCACGCGGGGGTCGCCGGGCACCCCGGTGAGCGGGCCTGGCTCGACACCCACCGGCCCGCCCATCTGCGCCGCATGGCGGCCGACCCGGTGACCGCGCTGCTGGTGTCCTCGGGCCTGGGCCGGGAGTGGAACGCCGACTTCCTCACGCCCACCCCGGTCGAGGGCCAGAGCTTCGCGGACGGCGTCGCGCGGATCCGGGCGGCTCGCCCCGAGGTGGCACGCGCCGACCTGGCCGTCTCCCTGGGCGGGACGCTCCCGGCGGCCCTGGACCGCGACGACCTCCCGGAGCGGGCCGCCGCGCTCCTCGAGGAGGTCTGGGCCGAGGCGGTACGGCCGGACTGGGACCGGCGCCGCCGGGTGCTGGAGGCGGACGTCGTCGCGCGGACCGCGCAGGTGAGCCGGGGCGGCTGGGCGACGGTGCTGGACGCCCTGCGGCCCGGCACCCGCTGGCTGGGCGACAACCGGCTCCAGATCAACCTGAACCCGTACCCGCCGCGCGAGCTGTCCGGGGCCGAGCTGCTCCTCGTGCCGATCACCCCGCAGCGGCACGGCTGGGTGGCCTGGGAGGAACCGGAACGGTACGCGATGGTCTACCCGTGCGCGGGCGCCCTCGCGGACGACGGCGCCCGGCACGTGCCCGCCGCCCTCGGCGCGCTGCTGGGCCCGGCCCGCGCGGGCGTGCTGACACTGCTCGGCACCCCCATGAGCACCAGCCAGCTGGTCGGCGTGACCGGGCAGGGCCTCGGGTCGGTCGGACGGCACCTGCGGGTGCTGTTGGAGGCGGGGCTGGTGGAGCGCCGCCGCGCGGGCCGCTCGGTGCTGTACTCACGGACACCGGCCGGGGAGGTCCTCGTCGAGGCGGGCGCCGGGAGCGGTACGGGGCCGGGCTAG
- a CDS encoding glutathione peroxidase: protein MTSAPNTRNDDNLPLDVEIGALQGGAADLSQYAGRVVLVVNVASKCGLTPQYAGLERLHERYAEQGFTVLGVPCNQFMGQEPGSADEIAEFCSATYGVTFPMTEKAEVNGEGRHPLYDRLTGFADAEGHSGDIRWNFEKFLIGRDGKVAARFSPQTEPEAAEVVAAVEERLAG, encoded by the coding sequence ATGACGAGCGCACCGAACACGCGGAACGACGACAACCTTCCCCTCGACGTCGAGATCGGCGCCCTCCAGGGCGGGGCCGCGGACCTCTCGCAGTACGCCGGCCGGGTCGTGCTGGTGGTCAACGTGGCCTCCAAGTGCGGGCTCACCCCGCAGTACGCCGGCCTGGAGCGACTGCACGAGCGGTACGCGGAGCAGGGGTTCACCGTGCTGGGCGTGCCCTGCAACCAGTTCATGGGCCAGGAGCCGGGCAGCGCCGACGAGATCGCCGAGTTCTGCTCGGCGACCTACGGGGTCACCTTCCCGATGACCGAGAAGGCCGAGGTCAACGGCGAGGGCCGGCATCCGCTGTACGACCGGCTGACCGGCTTCGCGGACGCCGAGGGCCACAGCGGGGACATCCGCTGGAACTTCGAGAAGTTCCTGATCGGGCGGGACGGCAAGGTCGCCGCCCGCTTCTCGCCGCAGACCGAGCCGGAGGCGGCCGAGGTCGTGGCGGCCGTCGAGGAACGCCTCGCCGGTTGA
- a CDS encoding MerR family transcriptional regulator has product MDNGVDDYVDDCVDDGAHDALLTIGAFAARARLSAKALRLYDRLGLLAPAHVDEATGYRYYRAGQAERARLVALLRRLDMPLARIAEVVRADGDRAAGLLDGYWADVEARVAGQRTLVAYLRGRLSGRDSEVYGEFVVETVDVPEQVVISETRHTLASELPAWIGASLGRLEEAARGCGGVTAAPYVVYHSDVSMESDGPAESCVPVADGAAARAWSEERGRAWQTRVRVEPAGRLAYTRITKAQVAYPQILAAFGAVEEWIAAHGLTVAGPCREVYFADWEAAGPGDPVCDVAFPVN; this is encoded by the coding sequence GTGGACAACGGCGTGGACGACTACGTGGACGACTGCGTGGACGACGGCGCGCACGACGCGTTGCTGACCATCGGCGCGTTCGCCGCGCGGGCCCGGCTGTCGGCCAAGGCCCTGCGGCTGTACGACCGGCTGGGCCTGCTGGCGCCCGCCCACGTGGACGAGGCGACCGGCTACCGCTACTACCGGGCCGGGCAGGCCGAACGCGCCCGGCTCGTGGCCCTGCTGCGCCGGCTGGACATGCCGCTCGCGCGGATCGCCGAGGTGGTCCGCGCGGACGGCGACCGGGCGGCCGGTCTGCTCGACGGCTACTGGGCGGACGTGGAGGCCCGGGTGGCCGGTCAGCGCACGCTCGTCGCGTATCTCCGTGGACGACTGTCGGGAAGGGATTCCGAGGTGTACGGAGAGTTCGTGGTCGAGACGGTGGACGTGCCCGAGCAGGTGGTGATCAGCGAGACCCGGCACACGCTGGCGAGTGAGCTGCCGGCCTGGATCGGCGCCTCGCTGGGCCGCCTGGAGGAGGCCGCCCGGGGCTGCGGGGGTGTGACGGCGGCGCCGTACGTCGTCTACCACTCGGACGTGTCGATGGAGAGCGACGGCCCGGCCGAGTCCTGCGTGCCGGTCGCCGACGGGGCGGCGGCGCGGGCGTGGAGCGAGGAGCGGGGGCGGGCCTGGCAGACGCGGGTGCGGGTGGAGCCGGCCGGGCGGCTGGCCTACACCCGGATCACCAAGGCCCAGGTGGCGTATCCGCAGATCCTGGCCGCCTTCGGGGCGGTGGAGGAGTGGATCGCCGCGCACGGCCTGACGGTGGCGGGGCCGTGCCGCGAGGTGTACTTCGCCGACTGGGAGGCCGCGGGTCCCGGGGACCCGGTGTGCGACGTGGCGTTCCCGGTGAACTGA
- a CDS encoding DUF397 domain-containing protein, with the protein MAILQGAQESWTKSSYSGGNGACVEVRSPLVAALAVRDSKVTGGPVLAFPADAWTAFVTSVKE; encoded by the coding sequence ATGGCAATTCTTCAGGGCGCCCAGGAATCGTGGACCAAGTCCTCCTACTCCGGAGGAAACGGCGCGTGCGTCGAAGTCAGGTCACCGCTCGTGGCGGCACTCGCCGTCCGCGACTCCAAGGTGACCGGCGGACCGGTCCTCGCGTTCCCCGCCGACGCGTGGACCGCCTTCGTGACCTCGGTCAAGGAGTAA
- a CDS encoding helix-turn-helix domain-containing protein, producing MASSVNPTVRRRRLGQELRRLRELKGMTAEEVAERLLVSQSKISRLENGRRSISQRDVRDLCGVYEVEDQRIVDSLMQMAKDSRQQGWWHAFGDIPYSVYIGLETDAESLRTYEPQIITGLLQTRPYAEALIQGALPETSVADVEKRVQVRIRRQERISADHNPLRLWVVLDEACLRRTVGSRQVMREQLEHVAEMSQRPHITVQVLPFDVGAHPGINGQYSILEFADTADSSVVYIEGVTSDLYLEKAPDVQKYTVMYEHLRAQALNVEQSRQRIEDVAKEYAR from the coding sequence GTGGCGTCGAGTGTCAATCCCACCGTAAGGCGGCGTCGGCTGGGCCAGGAGCTGCGCCGGCTCCGTGAGCTCAAGGGCATGACGGCCGAGGAGGTCGCCGAGCGGCTGCTGGTCTCCCAGTCGAAGATCAGCCGCCTGGAGAACGGCCGGCGCAGCATCAGCCAGCGGGACGTCCGCGACCTGTGCGGGGTGTACGAGGTCGAGGACCAGCGGATCGTCGACTCGCTGATGCAGATGGCGAAGGACTCGCGCCAGCAGGGCTGGTGGCACGCCTTCGGGGACATCCCGTACAGCGTCTACATCGGCCTGGAGACCGACGCGGAGTCGCTGCGGACCTACGAACCCCAGATCATCACCGGCCTGTTGCAGACCCGGCCCTACGCCGAGGCCCTCATCCAGGGCGCGCTGCCCGAGACCTCCGTCGCCGACGTGGAGAAACGGGTGCAGGTCCGCATACGGCGGCAGGAGCGGATCTCCGCCGACCACAACCCGCTGCGGCTGTGGGTGGTCCTCGACGAGGCCTGCCTGCGACGGACGGTGGGCAGCAGGCAGGTGATGCGGGAGCAGCTGGAGCACGTCGCCGAGATGTCGCAGCGGCCGCACATCACCGTGCAGGTGCTGCCCTTCGACGTCGGGGCGCACCCCGGCATCAACGGCCAGTACTCCATCCTGGAGTTCGCCGACACGGCCGACTCCAGCGTGGTGTACATCGAGGGCGTGACCAGCGACCTGTACCTGGAGAAGGCGCCGGACGTGCAGAAGTACACGGTGATGTACGAGCATCTGCGGGCCCAGGCCCTGAACGTGGAGCAGTCCCGGCAGCGCATCGAGGACGTGGCGAAGGAGTACGCACGCTGA
- a CDS encoding GOLPH3/VPS74 family protein — translation MGRSRRTLPEELLLLALDPTTGTTAQPQSLDLGLAGAQLVELALAGRIAPDGDRIAVVAPRPTGDPTLDCALELLRRRGAPVRAVNWIGGPRLGLRQTYLSHLERCGMVHAVEGQMCGVLPTTRYQATDTAISREIKARLDSAIRTGVPPDPRTAALAALAHAVGLGKHLYPGNEGRSSRSRLRDLIRHDPMGGLVAHAVMDVQNGAAAQPRRSPAPAGRQAPGPGARPAPEPARGVPAQPRHGSMARAAVH, via the coding sequence ATGGGCAGGAGCCGCAGAACACTTCCGGAGGAGCTTCTGCTGCTGGCGTTGGACCCGACCACGGGTACCACCGCACAGCCGCAGTCGCTCGACCTCGGTCTGGCCGGAGCACAGCTGGTGGAGCTGGCGCTGGCCGGACGGATAGCCCCAGACGGGGATCGTATCGCCGTGGTGGCCCCACGGCCGACAGGAGATCCAACACTGGACTGCGCGTTGGAGTTGCTGCGAAGGCGTGGCGCTCCCGTACGGGCGGTCAACTGGATAGGCGGGCCCCGCCTGGGGCTGCGCCAGACCTATCTCTCGCATCTGGAGCGATGCGGCATGGTGCATGCCGTGGAGGGCCAGATGTGCGGGGTGTTGCCGACGACTCGCTACCAGGCGACGGACACGGCGATCAGCAGGGAGATCAAGGCCCGGCTGGACTCGGCGATCCGCACCGGCGTCCCGCCGGACCCGCGGACCGCGGCGCTCGCCGCGCTGGCCCACGCGGTCGGACTCGGCAAGCACCTCTACCCGGGCAACGAAGGACGCTCGTCGCGGTCCCGGCTGCGGGACCTCATCAGGCACGACCCCATGGGCGGTCTGGTGGCGCACGCGGTGATGGACGTCCAGAACGGCGCTGCGGCACAGCCACGCCGCAGCCCGGCCCCGGCCGGCCGCCAGGCCCCGGGACCGGGGGCCAGGCCCGCCCCGGAACCCGCCCGCGGCGTTCCGGCGCAACCGCGCCACGGATCCATGGCGCGGGCGGCGGTCCACTAG
- a CDS encoding D-alanyl-D-alanine carboxypeptidase, translating into MEEASVAGESPDSSKQRESSEEPTSGSAGPVPEARTEASERRDPRLAVAREDAKRSAGSAGSGSGGIDTATRVLSVRETGPEAEASGEDDAAGADASSDAPVAPERSESPDGSEGGDAAPTAGSDGRLRDAVAAWVATADERAAANARLGDAPDAEESSRNGDEDDETEAPEGAGDAPSREAAAPQDTERAEQADGDTDDDAGSASDGAQGSTTAADPGTDAEAGAAPDSGSGTDATPAPAPDTKPDQEPDADSEPAPDAQAASSRDGDADDDTGGAAPDSGSDADATPAPDAKPDQEPDADSEPAPDAQAASSRDGDADGDDGPPPVDQPTAVFKAPRPGRPAVDQPTTMLKLGDAASAAKKAGQKSGQKSDGPARSEGDAERTSKFVALRNPDDPANRRPPGTAQSAPAAEAPKAPATEPKGPQAPRTGVTAARSHVGPDRTTQQPLPPKPPLDLLAELTNTPPPPETPLRTTVRRVKIWTPLVILLVIVFGVVQSMRPLPAPTLDLTAQDSFSFDGGKPQIPWPESGQAALDVQGIGSFGSSGDQKPVPIASVAKVMTAYLVLRDHPLKSGAEGPKIKIDQAAEDQSQAGQESTVDVFAGDSISQREALQAILIASANNVARLLARWDAGSEKAFVEKMNGAAKDLGMTNTTYTDPSGLNNTTVSTAVDQVKLAKAAMKEPAFREVAAMMSYNDYKGENHGNWNQLVGHNGVVGIKTGTTTSALGNLVFAAKKEVGGETRTIVGAVVRQPDVGGGILDAALDASDELIRAAQDTLKSSTIIKKGSVVGYVDDGLGGRTPVVASQDVKAVGWGGLTVKLTFTADEVPHTAKAGTKVGTLTVGDGGTSGAVKVPVALGSDLVEPGFTDKLTRLG; encoded by the coding sequence ATGGAGGAGGCATCGGTGGCGGGCGAGTCCCCCGACAGTTCGAAGCAGCGCGAGTCGTCGGAAGAACCGACGTCGGGGAGCGCGGGTCCGGTTCCCGAAGCCAGGACCGAGGCGAGCGAGCGGCGTGATCCGCGGCTGGCGGTGGCCCGGGAGGACGCGAAGCGCTCCGCGGGGTCCGCCGGGTCCGGGTCCGGTGGCATCGACACGGCGACCCGGGTGCTGTCGGTCCGCGAGACGGGGCCGGAGGCGGAGGCCTCCGGCGAGGACGACGCCGCCGGGGCCGACGCGTCGTCGGACGCCCCCGTCGCGCCGGAGAGGTCCGAAAGCCCCGACGGCTCCGAGGGCGGCGACGCGGCGCCTACCGCGGGGAGCGACGGCCGGCTCAGGGACGCCGTCGCGGCCTGGGTGGCCACCGCGGACGAGCGTGCCGCCGCCAACGCGCGGCTCGGGGACGCGCCGGACGCGGAGGAGTCTTCGCGGAACGGCGACGAGGACGACGAGACCGAGGCGCCCGAGGGCGCCGGGGACGCGCCGAGCCGTGAGGCCGCCGCCCCGCAGGACACCGAGAGGGCCGAGCAGGCCGACGGGGACACCGACGACGACGCGGGCTCCGCATCGGACGGGGCCCAGGGATCGACCACCGCAGCCGACCCGGGCACGGACGCCGAAGCCGGCGCCGCCCCCGACTCGGGCTCCGGCACGGACGCGACCCCGGCCCCGGCCCCGGACACGAAGCCGGACCAAGAGCCGGACGCGGACTCCGAACCAGCCCCCGACGCGCAGGCGGCATCCAGCCGCGACGGCGACGCCGACGACGACACCGGCGGCGCCGCCCCCGACTCGGGCTCCGACGCGGACGCCACCCCGGCCCCGGACGCGAAGCCGGACCAGGAACCGGACGCGGACTCCGAACCGGCCCCCGACGCGCAGGCGGCATCCAGCCGCGACGGCGACGCCGACGGCGACGACGGCCCCCCGCCGGTCGATCAGCCCACCGCCGTGTTCAAGGCGCCGCGACCGGGCAGGCCCGCCGTCGATCAGCCGACGACCATGCTGAAGCTGGGGGACGCCGCCTCCGCGGCGAAGAAGGCCGGGCAGAAGTCCGGGCAGAAGAGCGACGGCCCCGCGCGGTCCGAGGGTGACGCCGAGCGGACCAGCAAGTTCGTGGCGCTACGGAATCCGGACGACCCGGCCAACCGCCGGCCCCCGGGGACCGCGCAGTCCGCGCCGGCCGCCGAGGCGCCCAAGGCCCCCGCCACGGAGCCCAAGGGACCGCAGGCGCCCCGTACGGGGGTGACCGCCGCCAGGTCACACGTCGGGCCCGACCGGACCACCCAGCAGCCGCTGCCGCCCAAGCCGCCGCTGGACCTGCTGGCGGAGCTGACGAACACGCCGCCGCCGCCGGAGACCCCGCTGCGGACGACGGTGCGCCGGGTCAAGATCTGGACGCCGCTGGTCATCCTGCTGGTGATCGTCTTCGGCGTCGTGCAGTCCATGCGCCCGCTGCCCGCGCCGACCCTCGACCTCACGGCGCAGGACAGCTTCTCGTTCGACGGCGGCAAACCGCAGATCCCGTGGCCGGAGAGCGGTCAGGCCGCGCTCGACGTGCAGGGCATCGGCTCGTTCGGTTCGTCCGGCGACCAGAAGCCCGTGCCGATCGCGAGCGTGGCCAAGGTCATGACCGCGTATCTCGTCCTGCGCGACCACCCGCTCAAGAGCGGCGCCGAGGGCCCGAAGATCAAGATCGACCAGGCGGCGGAGGACCAGTCGCAGGCCGGCCAGGAGTCGACGGTCGACGTCTTCGCGGGCGACTCGATCTCCCAGCGCGAGGCCCTGCAGGCCATCCTGATCGCGTCCGCGAACAACGTGGCGCGTCTGCTCGCCCGCTGGGACGCGGGGTCGGAGAAGGCGTTCGTGGAGAAGATGAACGGCGCCGCCAAGGACCTCGGCATGACCAACACCACGTACACCGACCCGTCGGGGCTGAACAACACGACGGTGAGCACGGCCGTGGACCAGGTGAAGCTGGCCAAGGCCGCGATGAAGGAGCCCGCCTTCCGCGAGGTCGCCGCGATGATGTCGTACAACGACTACAAGGGCGAGAACCACGGCAACTGGAACCAGCTGGTCGGTCACAACGGCGTCGTCGGCATCAAGACCGGCACCACCACCTCCGCGCTCGGCAACCTCGTCTTCGCGGCGAAGAAGGAGGTCGGCGGCGAGACCCGGACCATCGTCGGGGCCGTGGTGCGCCAGCCGGACGTCGGCGGGGGCATCCTCGACGCCGCGCTGGACGCGAGCGACGAGTTGATCCGGGCGGCGCAGGACACCCTGAAGTCGTCGACGATCATCAAGAAGGGCAGCGTCGTCGGGTACGTCGACGACGGCCTCGGCGGCCGGACGCCGGTCGTCGCCTCGCAGGACGTGAAGGCAGTCGGCTGGGGCGGGCTGACCGTGAAGCTGACGTTCACGGCGGACGAGGTGCCGCACACGGCGAAGGCCGGGACCAAGGTGGGCACCCTCACGGTCGGCGACGGCGGCACCAGCGGCGCGGTGAAGGTGCCGGTGGCCCTGGGCAGCGACCTCGTCGAACCGGGGTTCACGGACAAGCTGACCCGGCTGGGCTGA